The Solanum lycopersicum chromosome 6, SLM_r2.1 genome has a window encoding:
- the LOC101253999 gene encoding probable receptor-like protein kinase At5g20050, with protein MEDKKAYSLAISLVILLITLIVIARITLKYSEAFFLIFGADIALIIGVLAGVLIRRKLNNRKLLLENQLDSDGRELRIEYSFLRKVAGVPTRFKLKELEEATDNFGSLIGRGSSACVFKGVLSDGASVAVKRIDGEERGDKEFKSEVAAIASVQHVNLVRLLGYCSVPPSGPRFLVYEYIVNGSLDNWIFRKRGIRGCLSLDLRCRVSLDVAKALSYLHHDCRSCILHLDVKPENILLDENHRAILADFGLSKLMGKDESRVVTTIRGTRGYLAPEWLLENGISEKSDVYSYGMVLLELIGGRRNITLAENGKSTNSKSKFSYFPKIVSEKLEQGKIMEVVDERLVHEAATGGVAVEMQVKRLACVALSCIQERPSLRPTMARVVEMLEGRVLVEAPTQTTMMILDLLDEGVDHHPGLPRVAAAMARSTDTNSLRSYTMSILSGR; from the coding sequence atggaggACAAAAAAGCTTATTCCTTAGCTATTTCACTTGTGATATTATTGATCACACTAATCGTTATCGCACGTATAACGTTGAAATATTCCGAGgcatttttccttattttcgGAGCTGATATCGCGTTGATTATTGGTGTTCTTGCTGGTGTTTTGATAAGAAGGAAGTTAAACAACAGGAAGTTATTGTTAGAAAATCAGTTAGACTCTGATGGACGCGAGCTGAGGATCGAGTATAGTTTCTTAAGGAAAGTAGCAGGTGTTCCAACAAGATTTAAGCTTAAAGAGCTCGAAGAAGCAACCGATAACTTTGGATCGTTGATAGGTCGTGGATCATCAGCTTGTGTTTTCAAAGGTGTGCTTAGTGATGGTGCATCAGTAGCTGTTAAAAGGATCGATGGAGAAGAGCGTGGCGATAAGGAATTCAAATCAGAAGTTGCAGCTATTGCTAGTGTTCAACATGTGAATCTTGTACGTTTACTTGGATATTGTAGTGTTCCTCCATCAGGACCTCGATTTTTAGTTTACGAGTATATAGTTAATGGATCACTTGATAATTGGATTTTTCGAAAGAGGGGAATTCGTGGGTGTTTGTCGTTGGATTTGAGGTGTAGAGTTAGTCTAGATGTGGCTAAAGCACTTTCGTATTTGCATCATGATTGTAGATCGTGTATTTTACATCTCGATGTAAAGCCTGAGAATATACTTCTAGACGAGAATCATCGTGCTATTCTAGCTGATTTCGGGTTGTCTAAGTTGATGGGGAAAGATGAGAGTAGAGTTGTTACAACGATTAGAGGTACTCGAGGGTATTTAGCCCCCGAGTGGCTCCTGGAGAACGGGATTTCTGAGAAAAGTGATGTTTATAGCTACGGAATGGTGTTATTGGAGTTGATCGGAGGGAGGAGAAACATCACTTTAGCTGAAAATGGAAAGAGTACTAATTCAAAGAGTAAGTTTAGTTACTTCCCTAAAATTGTGAGTGAGAAATTGGAGCAGGGGAAGATCATGGAAGTCGTGGACGAGAGGCTCGTCCACGAAGCAGCTACAGGAGGTGTAGCTGTTGAAATGCAAGTGAAAAGACTGGCGTGTGTGGCGTTGTCTTGCATCCAAGAACGGCCTAGCCTTAGGCCAACAATGGCACGAGTCGTGGAAATGTTAGAAGGTCGTGTGCTAGTAGAAGCGCCTACACAAACAACAATGATGATCCTTGATCTATTGGACGAGGGTGTTGATCATCATCCCGGGTTACCTAGGGTTGCTGCAGCCATGGCTAGATCTACTGATACTAATTCGCTTCGCTCTTATACAATGTCTATCCTCTCGGGGAGGTAG